Proteins encoded by one window of Methanobacterium sp. CWC-01:
- a CDS encoding ABC transporter permease — MSYLSLILKNPFRNKTRSALAIVGIAVGIATIVALGLVTGGLKAATSETLNAGGSDLTVTEANSNFMSGTIDEARVEELNNISGVKNAAGVLRKTPSINITAEGGFGSFSVNGIKLDKLSVVDINSVEGTLFSSGSNEIILGKTAAESLDKKVGDTINLFGEDFTITGIFETGNIMYDGGAFTSLDTLQDLTNSPGEVSTIYVQANDNTNLTELSQTIKDYYPNELTATSASALTDRINEGLSIIDSATWAISLLAIFIGGVGVINTMIMSVYERTREIGVLKAVGWRSRRILGMIMGESIVLTLIAAVVGTVLGILAAVAGLSLLGGEISPAYSLDVFVRGFLVAILVGVLGGIYPAYRASRLPPTEALRYE; from the coding sequence ATGTCTTACTTATCACTAATTCTGAAAAATCCATTTAGAAATAAAACCAGGAGTGCACTGGCAATTGTGGGAATTGCGGTAGGCATCGCCACTATTGTGGCCCTGGGCCTGGTAACCGGGGGCTTGAAAGCAGCCACTTCGGAGACCCTAAACGCAGGAGGTTCGGATCTGACTGTAACCGAAGCTAATTCAAATTTCATGTCCGGCACCATAGACGAGGCCCGGGTGGAGGAGTTGAACAACATCAGTGGCGTTAAGAACGCAGCAGGTGTGTTGAGGAAAACTCCCTCCATCAACATCACCGCTGAGGGCGGTTTTGGATCCTTTTCCGTCAATGGGATCAAACTGGATAAGCTCAGTGTTGTGGATATTAACAGTGTGGAGGGAACTTTGTTTTCCAGTGGTAGCAACGAGATTATTCTAGGAAAAACCGCTGCAGAATCCCTTGATAAAAAGGTGGGTGATACCATCAACCTATTCGGAGAGGACTTCACCATCACCGGAATATTTGAAACCGGGAATATAATGTACGACGGGGGGGCATTCACCTCCCTGGATACCTTACAGGACCTAACCAACAGTCCCGGAGAAGTTTCAACCATCTATGTACAGGCAAATGACAATACCAACCTCACCGAGCTTAGTCAAACCATCAAAGACTACTATCCCAACGAACTAACAGCCACCTCCGCCAGCGCCCTCACCGACAGAATCAACGAGGGGCTAAGCATCATCGACTCGGCAACCTGGGCCATTTCGTTACTGGCCATATTTATTGGAGGAGTAGGTGTGATTAACACCATGATCATGTCGGTCTACGAACGCACCAGAGAAATAGGGGTCCTTAAGGCAGTGGGTTGGAGAAGTAGAAGGATCCTGGGAATGATCATGGGGGAGTCCATTGTTCTAACCCTTATAGCAGCTGTGGTAGGTACTGTCCTGGGTATCCTGGCAGCTGTAGCCGGATTAAGTTTATTGGGCGGAGAAATAAGTCCCGCATACTCTTTAGATGTGTTTGTAAGGGGCTTTTTAGTGGCCATTCTAGTGGGTGTGCTGGGTGGAATTTATCCAGCCTACCGGGCTTCCCGGCTCCCACCAACCGAGGCGTTGCGCTATGAATGA
- a CDS encoding ABC transporter ATP-binding protein, with amino-acid sequence MNDYIIEIKDLKKRYDEGKITALSGLNLKIKKGEFVSIMGPSGSGKSTLLNMIGALDTADSGRIRVAGIDLTIKKDLSQFRSQEIGFVFQMHNLIPNLNVLENVEIPMFEGSLNSKQMQERALELLKAVGLEDKISQTPNKLSGGERQRVAIARALVNHPSIILADEPTGSLDSKTGDIILKLLRDLHEQENVTLVMVTHEPYVAKMADRIVYVRDGKVSDEGDRIMVSELN; translated from the coding sequence ATGAATGATTACATAATCGAGATCAAGGATCTGAAAAAGAGGTATGATGAAGGGAAAATAACCGCCCTGAGTGGCTTGAATCTTAAAATAAAAAAGGGAGAATTTGTTTCTATAATGGGTCCTTCCGGTTCTGGGAAATCAACCCTCCTGAATATGATCGGCGCTTTGGATACAGCTGACAGCGGTCGGATCAGGGTGGCGGGTATTGATCTCACAATTAAAAAGGATCTGAGCCAGTTCAGATCCCAAGAGATTGGCTTCGTATTCCAGATGCACAACCTCATCCCCAACTTGAACGTCCTGGAGAATGTGGAGATCCCCATGTTTGAGGGTAGTCTGAACTCCAAACAAATGCAGGAGAGGGCCCTGGAGCTTTTAAAAGCAGTTGGGTTAGAGGATAAGATAAGTCAAACACCGAACAAACTTTCCGGTGGTGAAAGGCAGAGAGTAGCCATTGCCCGGGCTCTGGTGAACCATCCGTCCATTATTCTGGCTGATGAACCCACCGGATCCCTGGACTCAAAAACCGGAGATATTATATTAAAGTTACTACGAGATCTTCATGAACAGGAGAATGTGACACTGGTGATGGTCACCCACGAACCTTACGTGGCAAAAATGGCGGACCGGATTGTATACGTCCGGGATGGTAAAGTATCCGACGAAGGGGACCGAATTATGGTCTCAGAATTAAATTAA
- a CDS encoding pantoate kinase produces the protein MQCSVFAPSHITGFFVIKKHTEAVLTGSRGAGVTLDQGVLTRVVVEDGEGRLKIVVNGQIQNNQRFISSIVRDMLEKRISPLNLGPFDIRIEHEHKIPVGFGFGVSAACALGASLGISSCLKLPLTFNQACEVAHLAELELGSGLGDVMGEVHGGIVLRLKEGPPGWGQADHILADQELYVISRTLGEIDTADIINSPQYQDIINRAGSKLLKLLLKNPTPAQFMLLSRRFADETQLMDEELREMVEIMEEESLGASMAMLGQTAFSISPDPDSSVEKALVTKIDNLGCRFL, from the coding sequence ATGCAATGTTCTGTTTTTGCCCCGTCCCACATAACTGGCTTTTTCGTGATAAAAAAACATACTGAAGCAGTTTTAACTGGCTCCCGGGGAGCAGGAGTTACCCTGGACCAGGGGGTGCTGACCCGGGTTGTGGTGGAAGACGGGGAAGGTAGGTTGAAGATAGTTGTTAATGGCCAGATCCAGAACAACCAGAGGTTTATATCAAGTATAGTAAGGGATATGCTGGAAAAAAGGATTTCCCCACTCAATCTGGGACCTTTCGATATTAGGATTGAACATGAACATAAAATACCTGTAGGCTTTGGCTTTGGAGTTTCAGCAGCCTGTGCATTGGGAGCTTCATTAGGGATATCAAGTTGTCTTAAGTTACCTTTAACCTTTAACCAGGCATGTGAAGTGGCTCATCTGGCCGAGTTGGAACTGGGGAGTGGACTGGGTGATGTCATGGGTGAAGTTCATGGCGGAATAGTTTTAAGACTTAAAGAGGGTCCTCCAGGGTGGGGTCAGGCGGATCATATTCTGGCGGATCAGGAGCTTTATGTGATATCCCGAACCCTGGGGGAAATTGATACTGCCGATATCATCAACAGCCCCCAATATCAAGATATAATTAATCGGGCTGGGTCAAAACTTCTAAAGTTACTTTTAAAAAATCCCACCCCCGCCCAGTTCATGCTCCTATCACGGAGATTTGCCGATGAAACTCAACTAATGGATGAGGAGCTTAGAGAAATGGTGGAAATAATGGAGGAGGAAAGTTTAGGTGCTTCCATGGCCATGTTAGGCCAAACTGCATTTTCGATATCTCCGGATCCGGACTCCAGTGTTGAGAAGGCTTTGGTGACTAAAATAGACAATCTGGGGTGCCGATTCCTGTAA